GAGTTCCCTTTGCATTGTGTGTATAAAAATGCTCTTACTTTCACTATTTAACAGCTTTAAGTGATCGCCAATcacaattattcagaattttttctGGCCAGATTTCTTCCTGAAAGATGATGggtcctcactatccttccagtttttaataatgcgttggacagttaaCCCAATTCTAGcagtttctgcaatctccttagatgtttttctCTGCTTGGTGCATGCcatatgatctgacccttctcagacTAATTCCTCTTCCACGACTGCCAGATCGTGTGACTTTTGGCATGGTTATTTAAGAAATGAAAGGCAACTCATTGCACCTCTTGGGGTTAAATACCTTTTTGCCAGTTAAAAGATAATGGCCCATGcaataattatccaataggaggcttgtgCCTATTGGCTTCGTTAAATCCAGGGGGCAACTGTTTTCTTGGCAAGGCATTGTATATCGGTAAACCATGCGGCCTCTTGGACTTGATGCCTTTGGGGACTGAGTGCTCTGTATTTATGTTGAAAATAACTCATAATGCAACAGCTATGAGTGCAGCAGTCATGTAACAGATCaggctgaagaaaaaaaaatcaaagaaaatctTATAAGTGCTGCCTCTTTCTTTTACAAACCTGTTACCATAGCCACCTCTGTTTGCCTGCTGAGTTGGGGCCCCGCACGTCTAACCACTGTGACAGAATTCAACGGTGTGCCTTCTGAGATTTGCACCTACAACAAAGATCATGCAGCATGGCAGCACTGTGGCTGAAGTGCCACCGCTGCCCTTTCACAGCTAATTGGTTGCTCTGCGCTCATCATCTGGTTATCAGCCATGATTGGCTGATGGTAAGCTGCGACTGGTCATTCAAGTGTCACCGGCCTGTGTTCCTGTAATTAAAATCTGTCATCCAGAACCACATCCCTCGTCACCACTAAACCCTTTCATCAGATGGCAGAGCTCAGATAAACTATCCTGCAGCTTCCTCTGATCAGAGACTGGCAGGTTTTTGGTGCAAAGTTTAGGAGACACAACAAAAACGAGTTAAAAATACTTCCTCAACATCTCACagagtttattttattgtttttagttagAAGACATGAGTAAACAAGAGGTGTCACAATTTTTACACAGAAAAAAACAAACTCTTTTTGAGCTGTCTGGATTAAATTTTTGTCTTGGAGAAAATTTTTACAGCTGCAGTGTTTTATCACCAGAACCACTGCAGATGATGTAGTGAGACTCCAGGAAACGAGGACACAAAAGACACTTGATAGTTTTAATGATGTGGAACATTTGTTCTGGGCTTTAACTGCTGGAGGGCACTCTGCTATTGAGTTTCCACCAGGCTGGCCTTCAGAAAAGTGGACGACCAAAATCTTTGGAAATTAATTAGAGACAAATCCCTCCTCGCTTCTGAAGTGTGGCATTTAAGGCATTGTCCTTGGTACGGGTGTAACACCACCTTTCAGCGCCGGTCCTTCTCCTTCCACAGGCTTGGATAAAGCAGCCTAATCCACATCAGCAATCACTTCATTCCCTGTTTTGTAGCGACATTCTCTTCCTAATAGCTTGGCATTCTTTTGGCACTTTGCTTCTGAATTGGAAAGGGGAGAGAAAAACATCCTTCCTCTGTATCCAAGCAGCAAACGATCCAATTTGCCTAATTTCCGACAAACATTATCTGTATTTATTTTGTCCTTGTTGCTCCCCCTGTTGTAAGCTGAGGGGAATGATAAACCGACACACACATGAACAAAGGTGGAATATCAGAGGCTCTAATTATAACCTGAaaggaacttcaaatataaaaagaatcaaacgtatatttatataaaaataaaaatgcacagGCAGCGAGCAAAGAACAGCAAGAATTGCATCAGAAACGAGTGTGTTGCAGTCCTCAATCAAAAGAAAAATCTCACTGAAAGCTGCTTTCATTCAAATCATCTAGTGCCATTGTTTAGAAATTTCAATGGATGCAAAAGAAGAATACCTTTGATCTAGCTCGACGCTCATCCTTCAGCACTGCAGAGTTGTTTACTAAATTAGATTAGGTGGATGTGATAGCTTGTACATCAGCAGGAAGGCAGAGAAGTGACTCACACACTTCTCATTTAGTATTGCTGCAGAATATTGGCTTTAAATCCCCAATATGTGAATATCTGAGTGACTTAATCTGAAACTCACATTCTGGCCTGAGGGGCAAGGGAAGGCAAAATAGTGTCATAATCTTTAATCCTGTCATTTTTTATCTCCCTTCTCTCAGCGAGACGCATCACAGCTTTCTCTTTCTCTCAGCCTCCTTGATGCTCTTTTTTAAAGTTTCATAGCGACTGTCTAGGcctcactttcatttttaaagaGATTTACTTATGAGTTGTTGACTGCCGGTCGGTATTTATTGCTCTGTTCGAATGAAGGGGGCGTACGCTCATCCCGTCTCCCCGTCAGTCAGGCAGAAGGCCAGCGTCCCTGAATCGCAcacagagggagggagggagaacgTGAGGGGAGTCAGCGTCGCCCAAGGCGCGCTGCTACACCAAAGGGATGGGGGGGCAAACATGACAGCCTGATGACATTTGCTTTTGTGTATCATATCATTTCACCAATCATCTGAATTCCATTTGTTTGAGACTCTTGTACTTCGACGCAAAGTGTCAGGCCCGTTGGCCTAGTTAGGTTGAGAGTGAAGTTGGCTGCGTAAGAAGAAGTGAGCTGATGAAACCCTCCTGTCCACAGCCCGCCGACAGCCGCGGCTCTCCAAATCAAAGTGGAAAGGCGGCCTTATTACAGTACGTTTCACGAGGCAAATGGAGAAACAAATGTGACTTGATATCCCAGGACGccctttgttgttgttattactgCCGTTGCTGTTGTCAATAACGGTGATGATGACGCTGGGCGTTTTTGTTTCGCTGCTCCCCGTTGTtgcctttttgttgtttcccCCTCAAACGGGATTTGTGGGTTAGAAGAGCCGCTGCGGCAGGGAAGAGACACGTTTCTCAGACTGAGGGGCTGCACTTTGTTGTCGGGGATCCTGTTGTTTGACTCTAAAACGTAACATGAAAACACAGAAACTCATCTGGCTTCAGAAGAAAACGTCCGACCGAGTGAAAATGAAGCAGGAAGTTTGCGTCTGCGTTCACATTTAGCAGATGCAGCTCGGATAACTAAACTCACAATGGGTGTCTTGTGCACTTAACGTGTATCTAACAGCAGATGGATCTTTTCCTCTGCATTATTTAtgattttctaaactaatgacctATTTCATGAGGTTTTGTGGAATATTTACCCTCAGCCTGGCAGTATTGAGTGCATCAAGAAGTAAATGTAACCCGTCCTGATTTAACTCCTCACGTGCCCCTCAGATTAGAACAAAAAGGCTGCTCAGACTCCCTGAAACCCTTAAAATCATTTCTGTGTCAGCTCCTTGTTTGATACTCATAAAGTCCCTGAGGTATGCACACAACTGATTTAGCTGGTTTAAACATCGTATATGTTATGAACCCCTTTAAGTGCAGACACAAATGCACCTTATACTGTTGTGTCGATGCACTTAGGAGGAGCACAGATTAGCAATTAGGCCCTCTTCCACTCTTTGCTGGCACTGTTGTCAGTTTTCCGTAGAGACAGCAACACTCCGAGACAAACATTTAAAAGCTTTTCATGTAAAAACACCAGGAGAACTctgaaggaaaaaagaaaagtgTAAATAcagaaatgaataaataaatacaataaaaatgtgggcactgTTCTCACTTTGCAGCACGGATGCAGCCTTGTCAAAATGCACTTAAAAGCGAAGGGGGCCGGTCTGGGGGGATTTTCAGATGTTTGTTCTAATGGATGCCATAATGAATGCTTACTGAGTCAGGCCTTGGCTTCGATAGGGGGCTCCGTGCCAGCGTGGTTTTAAAGGAGAGCAGTCGCTGCTGCAGCCCTGGGCGCTTGGCACGACCACTTCTCCACAATCTCCCAGCACACATGGAAAAAGGCAGCAAGAACCTGGAGATAACCACCCATAAAATCTCTCATCACAGGCCTTTGATTACCCGTCCACTGTTTACTGCTTTTTAAACCTTGAACTTCAAATGCAAAAACAATCCTCACAGGGCTACGCTCGTTGAAGATGTTTGACTGTGAATTGTCCTGGTGTGACATCGCTCACTGAAGACTCTTTTGGGTGCAAAAAATGtatagaaaacaaaaaaaaaagtgtttttaatcaTTTATCTCCTTTTCATGCAGTTTCACAGAAACCTTCAAAACCTCAAACTGAAAACAGAAACAGCTTTCTGTGGAAATTGACTGTTTTCTAAACAAGCATGTTTTTTTAGATTATATAGAGCCTATACGGTttgaacggtgtgtgtgtgtgtgtgtgtgtgtgtgcgtgcgtgcctgctgGGGGTGAAGAGAGAAGCGCTTTATTAAAATGATGAGAGCAAGTTCAATTTGAATCATGCAGTGCCTGTCAGTGGCTTCTCGAATTGCAGGGCTGATGAAATTGCTCTTGCGGTTATTTAAAAGCAGTTGTAATCCATCTGAAAACGCTGTGATATAATCCATTTCATTTCTTATTCCTCGCAGCAATAACAGTGAGTAACAAAAATCTATCAAAGCAATGTAGCCTGGTGATTTAGTAATTATCTTTATTTTACATTACAGCAATTCAGCTTGGATTAATTGGAGTCTTATCTGAGCAGAGCGGCAGGTCACTTACCTCAACGCACCACAATGTGTTTTTATCTTCATCATCAACCTCCACAAACTCAATTGTGACCCACTGTGGCAGGAAGCGATTATTTTCCGATGCATTAAATCAGCAGCAAATTTCGAACAACCGTACAGAAAACAAATCCTACTTTTTAATTCACAACAACTAATAAAAGTAGCAAAACTAACAAACACATGTAATATTTGTACACAAGGTTTCACGTGAAAAATCTGATTTGGAGGAGCAGCGAGGTGAGGGAAAATCACAAAATATCAAGTATCGATCAGCTGTTTAAGTTGAGTTAATGTATGAGCGATGTTCAATGTATTCCCTAATGGGGAAGCTGCCTGTAGGCAGTGCACCGGTAATAAGACCTAAGACAGCCACATAACTCAGCCCGTCTACAAGACCTCGCTCTTTTTCCTCCATCTGGCCTCCGACGGATTTTATAGAAAGAGGAAGTAGAACAATCAGGGAAAGAGGGAATAAAACACCACATATTTATGTAAAGTTCATTTGAATTTATAAGaaatgaaaatgtgtttttaacaaTGTACATAATTTCTATCAGATCTGTAACTCAGACTCTAAAATCAGTTTTTGTGGCACTTTATATTTGTGATGCCTTGGTTTTTAGTCGTGATGGGTGCAGAGACTGACAGAGGAGTCAGCGATAAAGCAGCAGTCATGGAGCTAAACTGACATTAGTGTGAAAGTGTGAGCTGTTATTGTGCGACACGCAACACAACACTAAGGTAGTTGTGCTACTTGTTTCGCCTCGGATTCTGCAACTTCGACATGCCATCGGAAACCACACTTGGTTCTGAATGTGAAATATCAGCTACGGTTGAGATGAGCAGATCCTGGAGCATCTCGGTCGTTTCTGTACACTTTGAGACATAAATAATCTAAGGAGTTTTTTTTTAACCGTATCTTTACAAATTATACTGGTGGATTTTTAAAGGCGATGTGCTCAGTCACATAAACAAAATCATCTTTTAGTTTAAAGGTTTGTTGAGACAGCAGACATAACAAATAACAGATtatcaaaatgtgttttcagAAGCTCAACtctaaaaaaaaacttgtttaaaGAGCGAGTCACCAATTAATCAacctttttcctgataaactgtaATTATGCTGTAGACTTGAGTAGTCATTATTTTGGCATTTCAGTACATCTTAACTTAACCCattaactgccaatgacgactaaagttgttatttaaatgtttttactgtgtgggcatcggaacaagcccccgcaccgtgagaacaaacatcccagctctaaagccgatcatcagcgtacgtcacacgtaaCTTGAccaagaagcagaaaatccatgtgttaggcgatggttttgggctgctgctgtaaaaaaagtgattcgataatggtttatgaaagaacagaCAACATTCGAAACAAGCAAATTTTTCCTGATGCAAGAGGTTAGTCTACTCTTTGTTAAGTTACTTTGACGTCATCATAGTGCGCAAcgttgtgactcttcaaaaaagaaagaaaagtgaaaatgctgaaaaatgctggcagcaaagggattTTCTGATcaagaaacggctggcagtgaatgagttcaaatGAAAATAATCTGCCTAAAAGAATCATTATGGTTCCCTCTTCACGTTAAAACTCTGTTATACATTGATTTTTAATTAGCCAtagctgttggctaagaggtacacagtgACGTCACCCATACTTTATTACGTTGCTGCACCGCACTGGACTGCAGCAGTCTTGGCCACGCCTCCAGCTGGCTCACAGCGGATACTTAAATGATACGGCTAAGAGCTTCTTGCTtcataaaaatacattttgtccTCCCTTTCCTCTAGTGAACAAGGATGAGAGCATATTGactgagtggtgtgtgtgtgtgtgtgtgtgtgtgtgtgtgtgtgtgtgtgtgtgtgtgcgtgcgtgcgtgccatagactgtacatatactggacaattcgattccataggcttcaataacacgttatctgtccataatgggaggtgtccaccaccgccattttgaccgtgtcacaggttccgtccagcccagacaattccataaaagggaagagaggaggcgctgagggtgtggctgtaaggctgggctcgagtgacgacacccaggcgaactagctacgagctaacctgaagctaaccctggctaacccaaagctaaagcggaggtgggagccgagctaacggatgtagccacctagcttcaacccaaccggagctaactggaacacccatcaacctgaacctcacacggagtttaggtggaggttttctgcgcctgttcgtgagaagtacctgtattaaaaaagttttaaatcggtaagtttataatttatttccgtaatgaatacattttgctttgagcaagttttcagtacagtttttttcggcgctatcactcctgagtcgcaccagccattaaatgtatcatgaagaagagaaaaaatatttaagtcgtattttggggggacattttattatctttcttacaaaatctgagaccaaacgtttcacattgcaacacaagcaccggtaaccataacagaatgaacagccagcagaggagaggatggcggtgtttcaaaccctcccggccggcgtgtagagctcattcctgggctggagccggccctcagcaacccgccacaggctctaacagatgctggcggtgtttcatatatttccaaaacgtaatacttgtttgtatcttgtacagccaactagcctttattctggactcagtacaatttaccaaaagtaaagagacattatacagatgaagtaagcacaagataacttactggaagacacagagttatcatcagaaccagaacaagagcctgataacagtcatgtgaaaataacagttaaaaagtatgtatgtataatagaaataaaaatatattagaattagtgtaactcactgtgatccaaacaatgaatcagccatagctgattagtaaatatgacatgaggtttgggagtttttaagtttcattcttttattaaatttttttagatctattaaaaggtcaccatggcagcctgtgtgtcaacgtcagctacacaaagcaagtgtaagtacctgtcttgaccacttcatgtatggttttgtactttaaacagctaggccaaacctgttattttttctccatagccatttggatcattggagacagctgagtgaggcgtggtgcccagagagctgcagagacaaccttggcctccctgacgtctgtgtctcttggttcggttggggcggaccatcgacatacatacatacatgtgccgacactttgcgccctgttttataaaatgtagtgttaaaaatgaatgtttttgctcaattactggaatttctttggttaagacaaaagtgaggaataatcatttacaagttatttgtacaacaggcccattttaaatcccaacagtttcttagcagacaatagaaatgtgttctttactaactttacttggtttgaaaatcttactaaaataaacttgagtgccgtattgcaaaacccgatcatacttgttatgtaaacattagctttgtagatattttttacagatatatatttgtgtgcaacaaaaaccaaacttaaataatttgtcattctttattgaaaaacaacaaaatacaggtatacagaagtgtgggaaaatgataatgtgaaagtattgcactataaatgaagtgagatgagatgaaggtgagatgaaggtggatgccagcgggctggacgccggacgaagaaacctggagacggatcactcagacaggaagggaagagcttcctcttaccttgatggaattaaagttagccgtcgtctgaacgcccaaccgtacggtctgaggtcaaaggtcacaggaaacacacaccagtcagcagtcatacagatgcataaagataactgtagccatggcaaccagctgacatgtccccactttcaccagcacctggtgcctgccgggtcacctgaattcctgtgtgatgtcagcacggtcggccgtgactgcggccatcagaggtgacctctgatcagctgaatgaactcaccttccagggtgacgccgtgttagagtcggcttcatcctgtaaacaaacaaacaaacaaatgagtggtaacataaacaccacgtctggttctggtggaggcggaggacaacacgcacctttccaggagcagaacccagatgttcttgttgctacaaacatagacgagcagagttaaaccaggaagtgagagggaccagctgctgcagacaggtgacgctcacctgagccggaaccataggagcctcctcagccatcagaccttctgactccagttcagatgccaccttgttgatgtccctcaggcgggactcgttggccttcaggtcctgcaggacaaaagcacctgctgattatcttgttgctgtcgggttaacaggtctggtgttagaacgtggtggataagaatgttctgacgggccgagggctctgaactcaccctgcaggactgggcctgctccttcagggcctggatgctgctgccataagccgacaggtcagacatcagggcctcgtgcttcttcaggagagcctgtggagcagaacatcagaaccttcagctcgtctgacacaagtggagctttctcgcagcgatggtccaatcggatccgccactgtaaaacaaaccctgctcagttcaccgcagacgcagctctgcgggtgtttagtggaaaagcgtgagccttctgccggctgccacgtgtcatggctgctctgcagcgggaacacacatcacagcttgtaaaccgtttgaaataagagcgccgggaacacgtttgtcatcacttcctgtgcgaggccagcacttctacccctaacccatgagacgctcaaacgagcaacgatgtctggtagacaaccgaaggaaatgacaaatacagaaacactaattatgaaggactggaaagagagcaaagaaaagcgattggagtttctcaggaagggacttccatacctcggccaagtcctcgtctttcccttagtctggacttccaacgatgggctccttctccctcatccaggactcggcctcattagcatccgcaaagtactgctgggcctgcagagagtcctccaggtcctgcctcctctgggacgccttggcctttagcgtgtcccaacgtccatgaagctctgacagcttagtcttcagttcctcaccagcgaagtgacctggacccaaaaaaagtgagccagaacctgcagacacctcagaaacatgtcaggaccagacctgctctaccttcctccaccatggtctctcctttctgggtgacagccttgatgcgaggttcatgacctgtgatctcagcctgcagagcctggtgcttcttcaacaggttctggacaccaatcaggtccttccctgaggacacatgttagagttcagcattatgcagtagacagaccagtttaacccaggggtttctttcttctacaatctgctctttaactgtattatttcctgctatttcagctgttaactttattttttctccaagtgtttttctccccagaagaagctacaacgatgttctgctgagctgtggtggcctcatggagggggccatcggctagcacactgctgctaaccacttaaacattctccctctcctgatagtaacattttactttctttgatgttggatgtgctaatactagtttacccgtttaattatagattcactaggataaatacaataaagtttatctcttgccaaatagaatatttactgtggcgagcccgtgaagaggtgtaggagaatgcgacaaatttgtctgttaaaaagtctgttatgtacaaaaaacacaatatcatcacactat
This genomic window from Nothobranchius furzeri strain GRZ-AD chromosome 9, NfurGRZ-RIMD1, whole genome shotgun sequence contains:
- the LOC139071822 gene encoding spectrin alpha chain, non-erythrocytic 1-like codes for the protein MSDLSAYGSSIQALKEQAQSCRDLKANESRLRDINKVASELESEGLMAEEAPMVPAQQQEHLGSAPGKDEADSNTASPWKTVRLGVQTTANFNSIKVRGSSSLPV